The Impatiens glandulifera chromosome 8, dImpGla2.1, whole genome shotgun sequence genome includes a window with the following:
- the LOC124911734 gene encoding probable inactive receptor kinase At1g27190: MIEINSTMINPILILSLTFLILTVGISAIEDDVKCLEGVKNSLNDPQGKLTSWTFTNISVEYICKQLVGVSCWNEKESRIISLQLPSMGLTGQLPDSLQFCSSLQNLDLSGNDLSGPIPSRICNWLPYLTTLDLSSNTFSSSIPPEIANCRFVNNLILGNNRLTGRIPYGLGQLDRIRKFSVVNNKLSGSIPSDISSFPADDFAGNNDLCGKPLSRKCGKLSSKNLAIIIAAGVLGAVGSLLLALLLWRWCLLPSLKKKKDSSKLESSWVKKLKVHKLEQVSLFQKPLVKIRLNDLMAATSNFDSKNIIMTTKTGVTFKAVLHDGSALAIKRLSSCKHSEKMFGQEMNNLGQLRHPNLVPLLGFCIVEDERLLVYKHMPNASLFEALHGTRTATTNAGPLDWQSRLRIAIGTSRGLAWLHHGCKPPYIHQYISSSVILIDDDFESRITDFGLARLVGSDYSNRQNMDLGEFGYVAPEYASTMVSTKKGDVYAFGVVLVELVTCQKSLEVVNGGGEDGFKGSLVDWINQLIVSERIKEGIDKSIVGRGNDDEILQVIKIGRRCLVNEPKDRPSMVSVYQSLKTIGIKHGFSQQFDDEFPIGEEDDQE, translated from the coding sequence ATGATCGAGATCAATTCCACTATGATCAATCCAATTCTCATCTTATCTCTAACCTTTCTCATCCTCACAGTAGGAATTTCCGCCATTGAAGACGATGTAAAATGTCTCGAAGGCGTCAAGAATTCCCTCAACGATCCACAAGGAAAACTCACCTCTTGGACCTTCACCAACATCTCCGTCGAATACATCTGTAAACAGCTTGTTGGCGTTTCTTGCTGGAACGAGAAGGAAAGTCGCATCATCAGCCTTCAACTCCCTTCTATGGGTCTAACTGGTCAACTTCCGGATTCACTTCAATTCTGTAGTAGTCTCCAAAACCTAGATCTCTCAGGAAACGATCTCTCCGGTCCTATTCCTTCACGTATCTGTAATTGGTTGCCTTATCTCACAACCCTAGATCTTTCTTCTAATACCTTTTCCAGCTCGATCCCACCGGAAATCGCAAATTGCAGATTCGTTAATAATCTGATCCTCGGTAATAATCGGTTGACAGGGAGGATACCGTATGGTCTCGGCCAGCTTGATCGAATAAGGAAGTTCTCAGTTGTGAACAATAAACTATCCGGTTCGATTCCTTCCGATATATCCAGTTTTCCAGCTGATGACTTCGCTGGCAACAATGATCTCTGTGGGAAGCCGCTGAGTAGGAAGTGTGGAAAATTAAGCTCCAAGAATCTCGCGATTATTATTGCTGCCGGTGTTCTGGGTGCGGTTGGTTCTCTTCTTCTAGCGTTATTGCTCTGGCGATGGTGCTTACTGCcatcattgaagaagaagaaagacagtAGCAAATTGGAAAGTAGCTGGGTTAAGAAATTGAAAGTGCACAAGCTTGAACAGGTATCTTTATTTCAGAAACCATTAGTGAAAATCAGATTGAATGATTTAATGGCAGCTACTAGTAATTTCGATTCCAAGAACATAATCATGACCACGAAAACTGGAGTAACATTCAAAGCAGTTTTACATGATGGATCAGCATTGGCGATAAAGCGTTTAAGTTCTTGTAAACATAGCGAAAAAATGTTTGGACAGGAAATGAATAACCTTGGACAACTCAGGCACCCAAATCTAGTTCCATTGTTGGGTTTTTGCATAGTGGAAGACGAGAGACTTTTAGTGTATAAACATATGCCTAATGCATCATTATTCGAAGCCTTACATGGAACAAGAACAGCAACAACTAATGCAGGTCCATTAGACTGGCAAAGTAGACTTCGAATAGCTATAGGTACATCAAGAGGACTTGCTTGGCTTCACCATGGATGCAAACCTCCATACATTCACCAATACATAAGCTCAAGTGTGATTCTGATCGACGATGATTTCGAAAGCAGGATAACTGATTTCGGGTTAGCGAGACTAGTTGGTTCAGATTATTCTAACAGGCAAAACATGGATTTGGGTGAGTTTGGATATGTTGCGCCTGAATATGCAAGCACAATGGTTTCGACGAAGAAAGGTGATGTTTATGCTTTTGGTGTTGTGCTTGTTGAATTGGTGACTTGTCAAAAGTCTCTTGAAGTGGTTAATGGTGGTGGTGAAGATGGGTTTAAAGGGAGTCTTGTGGATTGGATCAATCAGCTTATTGTTTCTGAAAGGATTAAAGAAGGTATTGATAAGTCTATTGTTGGTAGAGGAAATGATGATGAAATCTTGCAAGTGATTAAGATTGGAAGAAGATGTTTGGTTAATGAACCTAAAGATAGACCTTCTATGGTTAGTGTTTATCAGTCTTTAAAGACAATTGGCATTAAACATGGATTTTCTCAACAGTTTGATGATGAATTTCCCATTGGGGAAGAAGATGATCAAGAGTAG